In a single window of the Halobaculum lipolyticum genome:
- a CDS encoding ABC transporter permease — protein sequence MATQQGDSGTDGGSVRRRWEPRIERIKRGWARYTEHKIGVVGLVILVVFSLWSIVPGLFAPHSPEWIAYIGEPPIESRLTAEQVRSLPHPPAFGDPFFAPLGTNANGNGILSLLIYSAKNAMYIGLAAGLLSSLVGVPLGLISGFYGDTWIDEAIQRFVDIMYGLPFLPFLIVLVAIRGITTTNIIIGIAVTSWLNNCITVRGETLSLKERSYVESAKVAGASDTRIIFRHIMPNVLPISFVFLAQDAAGAVIAQASLAYLGLADFTANSWGIMLENIKSQGYIFDAWWWLLPPGLALMLMAASFYFIGFSMEDVTNPQR from the coding sequence ATGGCAACACAACAAGGAGACTCCGGCACGGACGGCGGATCGGTCAGACGACGGTGGGAGCCACGCATCGAGCGCATCAAACGCGGGTGGGCCCGGTACACCGAACACAAGATCGGTGTCGTCGGGCTGGTCATCCTCGTCGTCTTCTCGCTGTGGTCGATCGTCCCCGGGCTGTTCGCCCCTCACTCGCCCGAGTGGATCGCGTACATCGGCGAGCCGCCGATCGAGTCGCGGCTCACCGCCGAGCAGGTGCGCTCGCTGCCGCACCCGCCGGCGTTCGGCGACCCGTTCTTCGCGCCGCTCGGGACGAACGCGAACGGGAACGGGATCCTCTCGCTGCTCATCTACTCCGCGAAGAACGCCATGTACATCGGGCTGGCCGCCGGCCTCCTGTCGAGCCTCGTCGGCGTCCCGCTCGGTCTCATCTCGGGGTTCTACGGCGACACGTGGATCGACGAGGCGATCCAGCGGTTCGTCGACATCATGTACGGCCTGCCGTTCCTGCCGTTCCTGATCGTCCTCGTCGCCATCCGCGGCATCACGACGACGAACATCATCATCGGCATCGCGGTCACCTCGTGGCTGAACAACTGTATCACGGTCCGCGGGGAGACGCTCTCGCTGAAGGAGCGCTCCTACGTCGAGTCCGCGAAAGTCGCGGGCGCCTCCGACACGCGGATCATCTTCCGCCACATCATGCCGAACGTCCTCCCCATCTCGTTCGTGTTCCTCGCGCAGGACGCCGCGGGCGCGGTCATCGCGCAGGCGTCGCTGGCGTACCTCGGGCTGGCGGACTTCACCGCCAACTCTTGGGGGATCATGCTGGAGAACATCAAATCGCAGGGGTACATCTTCGACGCCTGGTGGTGGCTGCTGCCGCCGGGGCTGGCGCTGATGCTGATGGCCGCATCGTTCTACTTCATCGGCTTCTCGATGGAGGACGTGACCAACCCACAGCGGTGA
- a CDS encoding ABC transporter permease has product MTRISGKYLAKRIVVSYLTLLVIMSLLFVLLRSMPGSFITSMISSGMTAEQIQRIRETWGLNEPLWRQYLNFMINYQTGNFGRSPTYNTQVWDLMIRRMPRTLVLFGSTFIIGFIVGPLVGMYLGWWRGSTKDKSIFSTSLLLYSMPSFWISWLFIWVFNYELDLLPSAYMFTQFPEFQWTAFTVMRDVLYHIALPIMSLTFIGWVGSMLIMRPTMNQVTDEGYVFLARAKGLSERTVMVKHAARNALIPVATGAVVSLAFLIDGSVIVENVFNWPGMGQIIVSSVLNRDFPVAQATFFMLAVLVVVMRLLTDVIYTYLDPRIKFGEGE; this is encoded by the coding sequence ATGACCAGAATCAGTGGAAAATACCTCGCAAAACGGATCGTCGTTTCGTACCTGACGCTCCTGGTTATCATGTCGCTGCTGTTCGTTCTCCTCCGGAGCATGCCCGGCTCGTTCATCACGAGCATGATCTCGTCGGGCATGACGGCCGAACAGATCCAGCGCATCCGGGAGACGTGGGGGCTGAACGAACCACTGTGGAGACAGTACCTGAACTTCATGATCAACTACCAGACCGGGAACTTCGGCCGGTCGCCCACCTACAACACGCAGGTGTGGGACCTGATGATCCGGCGGATGCCGCGGACGCTGGTGCTGTTCGGCTCCACGTTCATCATCGGGTTCATCGTCGGTCCGCTGGTGGGCATGTACCTCGGCTGGTGGCGCGGCTCCACGAAGGACAAGTCCATCTTCAGCACGTCGCTGCTGCTGTACTCGATGCCCAGCTTCTGGATCTCGTGGCTGTTCATCTGGGTGTTCAACTACGAACTGGACCTGCTGCCGAGCGCCTACATGTTCACGCAGTTCCCGGAGTTCCAGTGGACGGCGTTCACCGTGATGCGCGACGTGTTGTACCACATCGCCTTGCCGATCATGAGCCTCACCTTCATCGGCTGGGTCGGCTCGATGCTGATCATGCGCCCGACGATGAACCAGGTCACCGACGAGGGGTACGTCTTCCTCGCTCGCGCCAAGGGCCTGTCGGAGCGCACGGTCATGGTCAAACACGCCGCCCGCAACGCACTCATCCCGGTCGCGACCGGCGCGGTCGTCAGTCTCGCGTTCCTCATCGACGGCTCGGTGATCGTCGAGAACGTGTTCAACTGGCCGGGGATGGGACAGATCATCGTCTCGTCGGTCCTCAACCGCGACTTCCCCGTCGCACAGGCGACGTTCTTCATGCTCGCCGTGCTCGTCGTGGTGATGCGGCTGTTGACCGACGTCATCTACACGTACCTCGACCCCCGGATCAAGTTCGGGGAGGGTGAATAA
- a CDS encoding ABC transporter substrate-binding protein, with translation MSDNQSGSSRRRFLQGTGVAAVSAGLAGCSGNGSDTESDDGESTPTADQTPTDNQQSAEDIPRGGIFNFGMGTAPDTLNALASSSAYASVIYGQTYESGATIDPVNFEMHPNVFTDWDYEVLDETGETDLPNTELYINVRDDGLTWNDGTEFTVDDVLFTYRYYMDQVPGGYAASINPIIGIEEHDGDYDLVMTLNQPNSTFAYDQFGLPLLPRHRWEDVDDYNTYAPQDTDFGGPVGLGPGVVTRYEPDTAVEVSFADREGEYTLADLSWREDVPGMIPGGPFVDAIRYRIYSSQSALHQALFNGDIDSLYNTIRTSRIPDAEESDDIELIDGFDTGYSHYSFNLRNTPLDDQAFRQVLGFAFDDVYWTQQLQRGYVQEGDFVMPPGYTAVRPETGTDQELLTGPSTQAFTFRQSSPSVPDVEAIRSFLTEGDIITGEGGTYAGQEYPGSLTGVTSSQSEPKHEYTFGPVESEVLVNSDQDPDQEIRVDGETITDINGSPLTMLLSPASETPQTAQMVEDWIASLQQIGIPVDREVVSFNTRVTRAYGSEDYDMFSMGWVNLSPFATNTLYGLHHSDNADDHSVVETEGDDSNTSTLLNNAMGYGVVSESGADELIDEARTTLDPEERNDISRQAVERIYLDFATMVTDYEITKWPVNTSEWGGVVGNIPGPGSTYIGTQFLQLYQRE, from the coding sequence ATGTCCGACAATCAGTCCGGATCGAGCCGTCGTCGGTTCCTCCAAGGAACCGGTGTCGCGGCGGTCTCGGCCGGTCTCGCCGGCTGCTCAGGCAACGGCAGCGACACGGAGAGCGACGACGGCGAGTCGACGCCGACCGCCGACCAGACGCCGACCGACAACCAGCAGAGCGCCGAGGACATCCCCCGCGGCGGCATCTTCAACTTCGGGATGGGGACGGCGCCCGACACCCTGAACGCCCTCGCGAGTTCTTCCGCGTACGCGAGCGTCATCTACGGGCAGACGTACGAGTCGGGCGCGACCATCGACCCGGTCAACTTCGAGATGCACCCCAACGTCTTCACCGACTGGGACTACGAGGTGCTCGACGAGACCGGCGAGACCGACCTGCCGAACACGGAGCTGTACATCAACGTCCGCGACGACGGGCTGACCTGGAACGACGGGACCGAGTTCACCGTCGACGACGTCCTGTTCACCTACAGGTACTACATGGACCAGGTCCCCGGCGGCTACGCGGCCTCGATCAACCCGATCATCGGCATCGAGGAGCACGACGGCGACTACGACCTGGTCATGACGCTGAACCAGCCGAACAGTACGTTCGCGTACGACCAGTTCGGGCTCCCGCTGCTCCCGCGCCACCGCTGGGAGGACGTCGACGACTACAACACGTACGCCCCGCAGGACACCGACTTCGGCGGTCCCGTCGGTCTCGGCCCGGGCGTCGTCACCCGCTACGAGCCGGACACCGCCGTCGAGGTCTCCTTCGCCGACCGCGAGGGCGAGTACACGCTCGCCGACCTGAGCTGGCGCGAGGACGTCCCCGGGATGATCCCCGGCGGGCCGTTCGTCGACGCGATCCGCTACCGCATCTACTCCTCGCAGTCCGCGCTCCACCAGGCGCTGTTCAACGGCGACATCGACTCGCTGTACAACACGATCCGCACCTCGCGCATCCCCGACGCGGAGGAGAGCGATGACATCGAACTCATCGACGGGTTCGACACGGGCTACAGCCACTACTCGTTCAACCTCCGCAACACGCCGCTCGACGACCAGGCGTTCCGCCAGGTGCTCGGGTTCGCGTTCGACGACGTCTACTGGACCCAGCAGCTCCAGCGCGGCTACGTCCAGGAGGGCGACTTCGTCATGCCCCCGGGCTACACCGCGGTTCGCCCCGAGACCGGGACCGACCAGGAGTTGCTCACGGGCCCCTCGACGCAGGCGTTCACGTTCCGCCAGTCCAGCCCGAGCGTCCCTGACGTCGAAGCGATCCGCTCGTTCCTCACCGAAGGCGACATCATCACCGGCGAAGGCGGCACCTACGCCGGGCAGGAGTACCCCGGCAGTCTGACCGGCGTCACCTCCAGCCAGTCCGAGCCGAAGCACGAGTACACGTTCGGTCCCGTCGAGTCCGAGGTCCTCGTCAACTCCGACCAGGATCCGGACCAGGAGATCCGCGTGGACGGCGAGACGATCACCGACATCAACGGCAGTCCGCTGACGATGCTGCTGAGCCCGGCCAGCGAGACGCCCCAGACCGCCCAGATGGTGGAAGACTGGATCGCCTCGCTCCAGCAGATCGGGATCCCGGTCGACCGCGAGGTCGTCTCGTTCAACACCCGCGTCACCCGCGCATACGGCAGCGAGGACTACGACATGTTCTCGATGGGGTGGGTGAACCTCTCGCCGTTCGCGACGAACACGCTGTACGGGCTGCACCACTCGGACAACGCCGACGACCACTCCGTCGTCGAGACGGAGGGCGACGATTCGAACACCTCCACCCTGCTCAACAACGCGATGGGCTACGGCGTGGTGTCGGAGTCCGGCGCCGACGAGCTGATCGACGAGGCGCGCACGACGCTCGACCCCGAGGAGCGCAACGACATCTCGCGTCAGGCAGTCGAGCGCATCTACCTCGACTTCGCGACGATGGTCACCGACTACGAGATCACGAAGTGGCCGGTCAACACCAGCGAGTGGGGCGGGGTCGTCGGCAACATCCCCGGTCCCGGCTCGACGTACATCGGGACGCAGTTCCTCCAGCTGTACCAGCGGGAGTAA
- a CDS encoding type 1 glutamine amidotransferase domain-containing protein — MSDPSALFVVSEEGYWAEECIEPLTTLDAAGVDVTAATPSGSPPVVDERSLDPDDVGTETVERYREIHETDDRLTDPEPLASVDAAEYDAVVFPGGHGTEWDVNQDVHAREALREAVAGDDGVALVVCHAVGILAFTREDDGSFLVEGRDVTGFPNAWEEGIVDEYDRIEGRKLPYWVEDEVVAAGGDWDAELDADTSVAVDGDLITARGPGSSTAAAETLLAELGVEQPA, encoded by the coding sequence ATGAGCGATCCGAGCGCGCTGTTCGTCGTGAGCGAGGAGGGGTACTGGGCAGAGGAGTGTATCGAGCCGCTCACCACGCTCGACGCCGCCGGCGTCGACGTGACGGCGGCGACGCCGTCCGGGTCCCCGCCGGTCGTGGACGAGCGATCGCTCGACCCCGACGACGTGGGGACGGAGACGGTCGAGCGCTACCGGGAGATCCACGAGACCGACGACCGGCTGACCGACCCGGAGCCGCTGGCCTCGGTCGACGCCGCCGAGTACGACGCCGTCGTGTTCCCCGGCGGCCACGGCACCGAGTGGGACGTGAACCAGGACGTCCACGCACGCGAGGCGCTCCGGGAGGCAGTCGCCGGCGACGACGGCGTCGCGCTCGTCGTCTGCCACGCCGTCGGGATCCTCGCGTTCACGCGCGAGGACGACGGGAGCTTCCTCGTCGAGGGGCGCGACGTGACGGGGTTCCCCAACGCGTGGGAGGAGGGGATCGTCGACGAGTACGACCGGATCGAGGGGCGGAAGCTCCCGTACTGGGTCGAGGACGAGGTCGTCGCGGCCGGCGGCGACTGGGACGCCGAACTCGACGCCGACACCAGCGTCGCCGTCGACGGCGACCTGATCACCGCTCGGGGTCCCGGCTCCTCGACAGCCGCGGCGGAGACGCTCCTCGCGGAGTTGGGCGTCGAACAGCCGGCCTGA
- a CDS encoding transcriptional regulator — MPDRTTRERIADELRERALPASALAAEFDVTRSTVYDHLEHVSRSLPEGEEFLVAPPECRDCGFDRFDDPVNSPSRCPDCKGENVEEPAFVIRP, encoded by the coding sequence ATGCCCGACCGGACGACTCGCGAGCGGATCGCCGACGAACTCCGCGAGCGTGCGCTCCCGGCGAGCGCGCTCGCGGCCGAGTTCGACGTGACACGGTCGACCGTCTACGACCACTTGGAGCACGTCTCCCGGTCCCTCCCCGAGGGCGAGGAGTTCCTCGTCGCCCCGCCGGAGTGTCGCGACTGCGGCTTCGACCGGTTCGACGACCCCGTCAACTCGCCGTCGCGGTGTCCAGACTGCAAGGGGGAGAACGTCGAGGAGCCGGCGTTCGTGATCCGTCCCTGA
- a CDS encoding NDP-sugar synthase, with the protein MKAVVLAGGYATRLWPITRNRPKMLLPVGDGTVIDEIFADLEADDRVDEVFVSTNERFAEEFEAYLADSTFEKPTVSVEDTSAESEKFGVVGALAQLIDREGVDDDLVVVAGDNLISFDVGEFVDFFEEKGTPTLAAYDVGSRERAKSYGLVTLEGDRVVDFQEKPDDPQSTLVSIACYAFPKETLPDFEEYLSDGNNPDEPGWFIQWLQSRQDVHAFTFDEAWFDIGTPESYLDAVSWYLGGESIVHPDATVENTVIGDDVYVLAGATITDSTIEESVVFKNATVHDADVRRSIIDEETMVDGLDLSGALVGAHSRLTNEE; encoded by the coding sequence ATGAAAGCAGTTGTCCTCGCTGGGGGGTACGCGACGAGGCTGTGGCCGATCACGCGCAACCGACCGAAGATGCTCTTGCCCGTCGGCGACGGCACCGTGATCGACGAGATCTTCGCCGACTTGGAGGCCGACGACCGCGTCGACGAGGTGTTCGTCTCGACGAACGAGCGGTTCGCCGAGGAGTTCGAGGCGTACCTCGCGGACTCCACGTTCGAGAAGCCGACCGTCTCCGTCGAGGACACCAGCGCCGAGTCGGAGAAGTTCGGCGTGGTGGGCGCGCTCGCACAGTTGATCGACCGCGAGGGCGTCGACGACGACCTCGTGGTCGTCGCCGGCGACAACCTCATCTCCTTCGACGTCGGCGAGTTCGTCGACTTCTTCGAGGAGAAGGGGACGCCCACGCTGGCGGCGTACGACGTCGGGTCGCGCGAACGCGCCAAGAGCTACGGACTCGTCACGCTCGAGGGGGACCGCGTCGTCGACTTCCAGGAGAAGCCCGACGACCCCCAGAGCACGCTCGTCTCCATCGCCTGCTACGCGTTCCCGAAGGAGACGCTCCCGGACTTCGAGGAGTACCTCTCCGACGGCAACAACCCCGACGAGCCGGGCTGGTTCATCCAGTGGCTCCAGTCGCGCCAGGACGTCCACGCGTTCACGTTCGACGAGGCGTGGTTCGACATCGGCACGCCCGAGAGCTACCTCGACGCCGTCTCGTGGTACCTCGGCGGCGAGTCGATCGTTCACCCGGACGCGACCGTCGAGAACACCGTGATCGGCGACGACGTGTACGTGCTCGCGGGCGCGACGATCACCGACTCCACCATCGAGGAGTCGGTCGTGTTCAAGAACGCCACCGTCCACGACGCCGACGTGCGCCGCAGCATCATCGACGAGGAGACGATGGTCGACGGACTGGACCTCTCGGGCGCGCTCGTGGGCGCCCACTCGCGGCTGACGAACGAGGAGTAA
- a CDS encoding diphthine--ammonia ligase yields the protein MSDDAEQSGGGAYVGLFSGGKDSSWAVYRALETGLPVERLLTVHPAGDSYMYHVPETRLARLAAESIGLPLTEVEPDDFAAGDTVDSGDQGDSELVPMERALEAIAAETPLAGVTAGAVESEFQTSRIQAMCDRLGIDLFAPLWQEDPRELAEAMLDAGFEITILQVAAAGLDESWLGRTLDRDALAELEALNEEYGVHLLGEGGEFETFVTDGPHMTRPILLEYDTEWDGTRGRIRVTDARLGE from the coding sequence ATGAGCGACGACGCCGAGCAGTCGGGCGGGGGCGCCTACGTCGGGCTGTTCTCCGGGGGCAAGGACTCCTCGTGGGCGGTGTACCGCGCGCTGGAGACCGGACTCCCGGTCGAGCGACTGCTGACCGTCCACCCGGCGGGCGACTCCTACATGTACCACGTCCCGGAGACGCGACTGGCCCGGCTGGCCGCCGAGAGCATCGGGCTGCCGCTGACGGAAGTGGAGCCGGACGACTTCGCGGCCGGCGACACCGTCGACTCCGGCGATCAGGGGGACAGCGAACTGGTGCCGATGGAACGGGCGCTGGAAGCGATCGCCGCCGAGACGCCGCTCGCGGGAGTCACCGCCGGCGCCGTCGAGTCGGAGTTCCAGACGAGCCGGATCCAGGCGATGTGCGACCGCCTCGGGATCGACCTGTTCGCGCCGCTGTGGCAGGAGGACCCGCGCGAACTGGCCGAGGCGATGCTGGACGCCGGCTTCGAGATCACGATCCTGCAGGTCGCCGCGGCCGGACTCGACGAGTCGTGGCTCGGCCGGACGCTCGACCGCGACGCGCTCGCGGAGTTGGAGGCGCTCAACGAGGAGTACGGCGTCCACCTGCTCGGCGAGGGCGGGGAGTTCGAGACGTTCGTCACCGACGGACCGCACATGACCCGGCCGATCCTGCTGGAGTACGATACCGAGTGGGACGGCACCCGGGGCCGGATCCGGGTGACGGACGCGCGGCTGGGTGAGTAG
- a CDS encoding M48 family metallopeptidase, which yields MSGPSRSGVGLRAAMAVAGLFTLGFYTIAAYVVTGAVRFLWANRPDPATVAAVFLAATLLSGYLTYRLGTGRALAGVDARELPRAAAPALHRIVDDLAAAMDLERPRVYVARLGEPNALAIGGHDPALVVDYTLLRLLTAAELQGVLAHEFAHIEGRDGLVQTLGHSLVQTVVGAVALAVTPVAFLAGGFARGLALLRGAPHRWHRTFPGRVRIGLEQVLTLLLFGLTLFLRAYSRHREHAADDRAVAVTGRPLALASALGKIDDAGDRTFPFAPLYRGSEFEESALGRLLSTHPPMDERIGRLRARAEDASRGDDGDRDGVTPPGRVRAVRPNREDDGWTRIRIEER from the coding sequence ATGAGCGGGCCATCGCGGTCGGGCGTCGGTCTCAGGGCGGCGATGGCGGTCGCCGGGCTGTTCACGCTCGGCTTCTACACGATCGCCGCCTACGTCGTCACCGGGGCGGTCAGGTTCCTCTGGGCGAACCGGCCCGACCCGGCGACCGTCGCGGCGGTGTTCCTCGCCGCGACGCTGCTGTCCGGCTACCTCACGTACCGGCTCGGCACGGGGCGGGCACTGGCGGGGGTGGACGCGCGCGAACTGCCGCGGGCGGCGGCGCCGGCCCTCCACCGGATCGTCGACGACCTCGCGGCGGCGATGGACCTCGAGCGACCGCGGGTGTACGTCGCCCGACTCGGCGAACCCAACGCCCTCGCGATCGGCGGCCACGACCCGGCGCTTGTCGTCGACTACACGCTGTTGCGTCTGCTCACCGCCGCCGAGCTACAGGGCGTCTTAGCCCACGAGTTCGCCCACATCGAGGGCCGGGACGGGCTGGTACAGACGCTCGGGCACAGTCTCGTCCAGACGGTCGTGGGGGCGGTCGCGCTCGCGGTGACGCCCGTCGCGTTCCTCGCGGGCGGGTTCGCCCGCGGCCTCGCCCTGCTCCGTGGAGCGCCACACCGCTGGCACCGGACGTTCCCCGGCCGCGTCCGGATCGGTCTCGAACAGGTGCTCACGCTGCTGCTGTTCGGGTTGACGCTGTTCCTCCGTGCGTACTCCAGACACCGTGAGCACGCCGCAGACGACCGGGCGGTGGCCGTGACCGGACGGCCGCTGGCGCTCGCGAGCGCGCTCGGAAAGATCGACGACGCCGGCGATCGGACGTTCCCCTTCGCCCCGCTGTACCGCGGGTCGGAGTTCGAGGAGAGCGCCCTCGGGCGTCTCCTGTCGACGCACCCGCCGATGGACGAGCGGATCGGTCGGCTCCGGGCACGAGCCGAGGACGCGTCCCGCGGCGACGACGGGGACCGGGACGGCGTCACACCGCCGGGTCGGGTGCGTGCGGTCAGACCGAACCGGGAGGACGACGGGTGGACGCGGATCCGGATCGAAGAGCGGTAA
- a CDS encoding phosphoadenosine phosphosulfate reductase family protein, with product MTAPHDTDTPEADTPASAGRVDDDLPAALAAKLADAESVVADALADFDRPVVPWTGGKDSTLVLHLVRRVAADRGEPTPPVAFVDHGAHFDETRAFVDRWADEWDLDLHVARLEELTAHEPGTELRVAELSERVRTELDRVGHEGDTLVVDADSMAGNHLLKTVAFNDLLRAEGFDAALTGVRSDESDARADETVRSPRGDEHTPDHVRVHPILDFSEADVWTALWGVVVPETVPGFPVGAVPRSASDLPAGVSAEDLPISPKYWEGYRSLGTAAGSARTVDEPAWLQSLGDGGERAGRAQEKEDLMAHLRDLGYM from the coding sequence GTGACAGCCCCGCACGATACCGACACACCCGAAGCCGACACGCCCGCGTCCGCCGGCCGCGTCGACGACGACCTCCCCGCGGCACTCGCCGCGAAGCTCGCGGACGCGGAGTCCGTCGTCGCCGACGCCCTCGCCGACTTCGACCGCCCGGTCGTCCCGTGGACCGGCGGGAAGGACTCGACGCTCGTCCTCCACCTCGTGCGGCGGGTCGCCGCCGACCGCGGCGAGCCGACGCCGCCGGTCGCGTTCGTCGACCACGGCGCCCACTTCGACGAGACGCGGGCGTTCGTCGACCGCTGGGCCGACGAGTGGGACCTCGACCTCCACGTCGCGCGCTTGGAGGAGCTGACCGCACACGAACCCGGGACGGAACTCCGGGTCGCGGAGCTGTCCGAGCGCGTGCGGACGGAACTCGACCGCGTCGGCCACGAGGGCGACACCCTCGTCGTCGACGCCGACTCGATGGCGGGGAACCACCTCCTGAAGACGGTCGCGTTCAACGACCTGCTCCGGGCGGAGGGGTTCGACGCCGCGCTCACGGGCGTCCGCAGCGACGAGAGCGACGCGCGCGCCGACGAGACGGTTCGGTCCCCCCGCGGCGACGAGCACACGCCCGACCACGTCCGCGTCCACCCGATCCTCGACTTCTCGGAGGCGGACGTGTGGACCGCGCTGTGGGGCGTCGTCGTCCCCGAGACGGTGCCCGGATTCCCGGTCGGCGCCGTGCCGCGGAGCGCGTCCGACCTGCCCGCCGGGGTGAGCGCCGAGGACCTCCCGATATCGCCGAAGTACTGGGAGGGGTACCGCTCGCTGGGCACGGCGGCCGGATCGGCGCGGACGGTCGACGAGCCGGCGTGGCTCCAGTCGCTCGGCGACGGCGGCGAGCGCGCCGGTCGCGCCCAGGAGAAGGAAGATCTGATGGCGCACTTGCGCGACCTCGGCTACATGTAG
- a CDS encoding phosphoadenosine phosphosulfate reductase family protein, producing MAESQLEFPEYLDVDYTDGEGESPANYPSIEHKLEKALEVVETGLREYDNPAVMWTGGKDSTLTLYFVKEVVEQHDELELPTTVFIDHYQHFDELMDFVRHWADEWDLEVKWARNTDVGDYVEEHDLEPGDDIPVDALSEHNQHHIRNILEYEEETFPFLLDTYVGNHLLKTVALNDTLESEDIDGIISGIRWDEQEARADETFFSPRHDPDIYPPHDRIQPILQFEEADVWDAFWYFVVPETVEGYPEDGYVPQGFDDLPEGIEIEDIPVSPKYFAGFRSLGSEISTDKSAEEPAWLQDMENTTERAGRAQDKEDLMERLRDLGYM from the coding sequence ATGGCCGAGTCCCAGTTGGAGTTCCCCGAGTACCTGGACGTCGACTACACCGACGGCGAGGGCGAGAGCCCCGCGAACTACCCGAGCATCGAGCACAAGCTGGAGAAGGCGCTGGAGGTCGTCGAGACCGGCCTGCGCGAGTACGACAACCCCGCGGTGATGTGGACCGGCGGGAAGGACTCGACGCTGACGCTGTACTTCGTGAAGGAGGTCGTCGAGCAGCACGACGAACTGGAGCTGCCGACCACCGTCTTCATCGACCACTACCAGCACTTCGACGAGCTGATGGACTTCGTCCGGCACTGGGCCGACGAGTGGGACCTCGAAGTCAAGTGGGCGCGCAACACCGACGTCGGCGACTACGTCGAGGAACACGACCTCGAACCGGGCGACGACATCCCCGTCGATGCCCTCTCCGAGCACAACCAGCACCACATCCGGAACATCCTCGAGTACGAGGAGGAGACGTTCCCGTTCCTGCTGGACACGTACGTCGGCAACCACCTGCTGAAGACGGTCGCGCTCAACGACACGCTGGAGAGCGAGGACATCGACGGCATCATCTCCGGCATCCGCTGGGACGAGCAGGAGGCGCGCGCCGACGAGACGTTCTTCTCGCCGCGCCACGACCCCGACATCTACCCGCCCCACGACCGCATCCAGCCGATCCTCCAGTTCGAGGAGGCCGACGTGTGGGACGCCTTCTGGTACTTCGTCGTCCCCGAGACCGTCGAGGGCTACCCCGAGGACGGCTACGTCCCGCAGGGCTTCGACGACCTGCCGGAGGGGATCGAGATCGAGGACATCCCCGTCTCGCCGAAGTACTTCGCCGGGTTCCGCTCGCTCGGCTCGGAGATCTCGACGGACAAGTCTGCCGAGGAGCCGGCGTGGCTGCAGGACATGGAGAACACGACCGAGCGCGCGGGCCGCGCCCAGGACAAAGAGGACCTGATGGAGCGCCTGCGCGACCTCGGCTACATGTGA
- a CDS encoding DUF7110 family protein yields the protein MTGRVYRLHSTLELPLEELQDYLASDPELPEGVEDVDLTRRNNTLILKAVSNDESIGKYTPTAQLKASVSETRVYEEEPPRTGGGWMQEEEEEIPSELVEFACFKGDRETVLQNTALQYPMFLVLREIALQSEKGTLTAITEIDGQLVAHRIVEGEERPASVEVVETPNRDGEKGGVEWRDNKFIS from the coding sequence ATGACAGGCCGCGTATACCGACTTCACTCGACGCTGGAACTGCCACTCGAAGAGCTTCAGGACTACCTCGCGAGCGACCCCGAACTCCCGGAGGGTGTCGAGGACGTCGACCTCACCCGCCGGAACAACACGCTGATCCTGAAGGCGGTTTCGAACGACGAATCGATCGGCAAGTACACGCCGACCGCCCAGTTGAAGGCGAGCGTCTCGGAGACGCGCGTGTACGAGGAGGAGCCGCCCCGGACCGGCGGCGGTTGGATGCAGGAGGAGGAAGAGGAGATCCCCTCCGAACTCGTCGAGTTCGCCTGCTTCAAGGGCGACCGCGAGACCGTGCTCCAGAACACGGCGCTGCAGTACCCGATGTTCCTCGTGCTCCGGGAGATCGCGCTCCAGTCCGAGAAGGGGACCCTCACGGCCATCACCGAGATCGACGGCCAGCTGGTCGCCCACCGGATCGTCGAGGGCGAGGAGCGCCCCGCGAGCGTCGAGGTCGTCGAGACGCCCAACCGCGACGGCGAGAAGGGCGGCGTCGAGTGGCGCGACAACAAGTTCATCAGCTGA
- a CDS encoding glutaredoxin family protein — MTFQPQSELTAEEAAERVEEVLANNDVVLFMKGNRLMPQCGYSKRAVGLISQHVEEFETVDVLPALPEFRAALEEVSGWETIPQTFVDGEFVGGSDILAELDERGELAETLTVEA; from the coding sequence ATGACGTTCCAGCCTCAGAGCGAACTCACGGCCGAGGAGGCCGCCGAGCGCGTCGAGGAGGTCCTCGCGAACAACGACGTGGTACTGTTCATGAAGGGGAACCGGCTGATGCCCCAGTGCGGCTACTCCAAGCGGGCGGTCGGGCTGATCTCCCAGCACGTCGAGGAGTTCGAGACGGTCGACGTGCTGCCGGCGCTGCCGGAGTTCCGGGCGGCGCTGGAGGAGGTGAGCGGCTGGGAGACCATCCCGCAGACGTTCGTCGACGGGGAGTTCGTCGGCGGCAGCGACATCCTCGCGGAACTGGACGAGCGCGGCGAACTGGCGGAGACGCTGACGGTCGAGGCGTAA